The nucleotide window AGTCACTCAACACCACAACAATTTACCTTGCTAGCATAAAACAGTCCATAAAAGTGACAAAAAGACAGTAGCGCGTCATATCTTTTACTTTACGACACACAGCCATACTAATAGCCTGACCAGGAAATTAGCCACTGAAGCGCCAGCCCTTACATGGTGCAGGTGACTCCCTGGACCATTTCCCCAACGAGGAGCCAAATTTGATAGCGATTTGTCTCATTTTCTCTAAGTCGCCACTTTCTTCAGCCTCCAAGTATTCCTTCTGAGCACGTAACTTCTCAACATCAGGGAAGAAATCCCTCTGAATAATTTTCTCCAAACTCTatagttagagagagagagacagaacaaaCGATTCTAAGCATACCTGACAAGCAAGACAAAACAAGATCAGTTTGGGGAAGCTTTCTTGAAAGAGGATAAGGATTTAGGGTTTCGTGAAAGGCCTTGATTGACTGCAAGGCATGACTGATACCGAAGTCCTATTTATCCACAAGAGGTACCACAGATGCACAAACAATACCAGTGCTGGCTTCCCAGACATTGCCCCAGCAGCAGGCTCGACTAtgatctagagcagtggctcCCAAACTTTATTTACTGAATCTCCACAGGGGGACTCATGTTCCATACATGCCCCCACTTTCTACCCTTTGTTGCATCCTATTTGGCCCTGGCGAGTAGTCTAACAACCCAAGATGAAAAGGTCCACATCCAGTTAACCTGACCCATTTGGCTCCCTCTGGCAGATTTTTCACGAAATGTTGTTACATATAACACCTTTAATTTTGAAGGAGCCCAAAATACTCTGCGAAAAACATTTATAAACATATACTGTATAGGTGTCACATTATACAGTGCTGAAACACAGCCAGCTCTGGAGCAAAACCCAGCAACTGCAGAGCAGTGCACTTGCACAGTAATGTTACACTGCAATCTTGGACAGGAAACAAATAAGAATCTTATGGCCACTATAAccaaaaagtatcagagggatagctgtgttagtctgtatccacaaaaacagctaGGAGtccagtgtagggtgaccagatattccgattttatagggacagtcccgatttttttttttatataggctcctattacttcccacccccgtcccaatttttcacatttgctgtctggtcaccctagtctggtggcaccttaaagattaacagatttctttgggcataagttttAGTGGGTAAAACccctcaaataaatctgttactctTTAAGGTGCTACCCGACTCCTCATCgtttttataattaaaaagaGATTGGGGGAGAAAAATCTTCCCCTTCATTTTTCCTCTGTTTACTGTGTATTAAGCAGCACCTTGTACACCATCAGTTTCACCCTTCCCTGTGTGGTCAGTGTCTTTCCCAGCTGGTGGGATGGGCTCTCCACCCAGGAGTAGGGTTAATAACAGTTTTAAACACAGAACAGTGGGGCTGTATAGCCACTCACGTTGGCATACATGAGTCGAGGTGTTCAAAACCACTTTCCCCCTTATTCTAACAATGTTCTGGGCAATGCTGAGCGGTCATGGCCCCTTTTGGGGAGAGGCACAAAGCGTGGCTCCCTGGACCCGCAGTTTGAGCCACAGTGAGGGGACCcgatcgggggtgggggagatatcACTCGCTATGTCAGCCTCCCCGCCATCCCCCTTCATGAATAGCACAAGCTGAGGCTGCTAACAAGGAAAAGGAGGTAGGACCCAACTCACACTGACCCTCAGACCCCATCTGCAGTGACCGACCACTTCCCCCCCCAGCCTACCTACCCTCAGAcagccccagcctccctccccaaacCCAAGACAAGCCTGGCCTCCCTCCCCAGACCACCTCCCCTTCGTCCCCCCCGCCAGACagtcccagcctccctccccaaccccaagacaggcctggcctcccttccCAGACCACTCCCCCTTCGTCCCCCCCGCCAGAcagccccagcctccctccccaaccccaagacaggcctggcctcccttccCAGACCACTCCCCCTTCGTCCCCCCCGCCAGAcagccccagcctccctccccaaccccaagacaggcctggcctccctcccaGACCGCCCCTCCTTCGCCTCCCCCCAGACAGCCccagactccccccaccccacccccgggcccagccccggccccggcccgatCACCTCGATGTAGCTCTCCTCGTCCAGGATCCTCTTACGGCGCTTGGGAGGCTCCTGGGCCGCTTCCCGCAGCACAGCCACGGCGGCCGCGTCGGCCTGTAGGGGCACCAGCGCCAGAGGCGAGGCGGAGGCGGTGACGGTGACGGGAGCCCCCGGCTCCTCCATAGCGCCAGGCCGAGGATCGCTGTCAGCCAGGACAAGAGGGCGTCCGCGGTATCTCGGGGCAGAAGCCGATGCGGTCAGAATCGGAAAAAGGTGGGGGGGGTTGCTTGACCCTTCCCAGCCACCGTCGCAACGCGCTGCTTATTGGGACTTGTAGTTTTCTTTTAGCGCGCTAGTCTCTCTTGCAGGCGCTAACAGCGCCGCCGAGAGGCGCCTGGAAAGCTTAGAGCGGCGGGCTAACGGGAAACCACAGAGAGCGGCTAGCGCGTCGCGACGGGAGAGCGCACCCCCTGCCGGCAAGGAGGAGGAAGGGCGGCTAAGGAAGCCTGCGCGTCGGGGACGAGCGCCAGTGAGCAGAGGGCAGACGGCCTGACCGCAGCTAAGCGTTCCAACGGGGGCGCGCCTTGGCTCTGGGTCACAAGGGCAATGAGCGGGAAGGAGGCTTCATTGAAAGGCCTTCGCAGTCACCTTGTGTGATTCAGACAGCGGCAGACTCACCCCACACTAAAGCACCAGGCTAAATCCAGCGATGCTGGATTTGAtttactgagggtatgtctacatctacaattttgcagcgctggttgttacagctgtattagtacagctgtatagggccagcgctgcagagtggccacacttacagcaaccagcgctgcaagtggtgttagatgtggccacactgcagcgctgttgggcggcttcaaggggggttcggggaacgcgagagcaaaccgggaaaggagaccagcttcgccgtggtttgctctcgcgttccccaaaccaccctgcaaaccgcagggaaggagacctgcttgctcgggggttcagggaacgagagagcaaaccgggaaaggagaccagcttcgccgcggtttgctctcgcgttccccaaaccaccctgcaaaccgcagggaaggagacctgcttgttcggggaacgcgagagcaaaccggggaaggagaccagcttcgccgcggtttgctctcgcgttccccgaaccaccctgcaaaccgtagggaaggagacctgcttgttcggggaacacgagagcaaaccggggaaggagaccagcttcgccgcggtttgctctcgcgttccccgaaccaccctgcaaaccgcagggaaggagacctgcttgctcggggttcggggaacgcgagagcaagccggggaaggagaccagcttgattaccagaggcttcctcaggtatgctgggatacctgcttattccacggaggtcaagaaaagcgctggtaagtgtctatacttgattaccagcgctggatcaccagcgctggatcctctacacccgagacaaaacgggagtacggccagcgctgcaaacagggagttgcagcgctggtggtgccctgcagatgtgtacacctcctaagttgcagcgctgtaaccccctcaccagcgctgcaactttgtgatgtagacaagccctcagtctatAGATTCCCTACAGCTGGCTGCCAATTCTCATCCTATCATGCCCTTGTTCCTGAACAATAAAAACCATCTACAGAGTGAAGGGAACACACCTGAGATTCCTGCCAGAACCACACAACTGAAAGTAGACCTAACACAGTAGTATATTTATTTATGCACTGGCTTTGTAAGTCATGGATGGCAGGAACTACTGCTTGGAAGTACTGCACTGGTGCTAAATACCCAGGCAGGGCAGAATTCAACTGGTATTTTTTCataaattttgatggaaaatgtcaatgtttatttttaagcctgTTCTCTATTTTTATCCATTTCAATTTCCACAGTTACACAAAATTATGGTTTTAAACTATTTTATTTGGatctatttacattttcacagctgcAGGAAGTCTGGAGGGTCAAACAATCATTTATTGACAGAAGACTGAGATATACAAAGTTAAAACTTTACAaccgttaaaacacaaattgtctgcgtcacatgtcaaaatatacaaagaaaaTATTCTTAAATTAAACTTaagttctcaggcagcattttCATTCGCTTTATCCATCTGTAATTTTTGATTATTATCAatagatatatttttttcatcgacttgtgtgtgtttggtgaaattgacatttactgataatcTAATCCTGCCAAGCCTATATATATCTTTGAAAAGATAAATATTGCATTAATGTTCAATTCATGCTTTTCAGGTAGTTCGCTTGGGGAAAACAGATTAGCATTATTTTGCCTGTATGTGTGTCCTATCCTAAAACAAGATTACAATTCCCAGCATTCAAACACTGGATATGTTATCCCCTAGCCATGCCCCCCACCTTGGCCAGCGCTCCCAAGTTTCAGGGCTATGCTGTTCAGCTGCAGACCGCCAGTAGAGCACATTCTCCACCAGAATATGGCATCACTCAGGATTAACTCAATACTCTTGTGCTGAAAATTCTACACTGGCGTGTGGCTCTTGGTGTCAGCcctgcagcacagaaggaagggaaAGATGCTGTGGAAGTGCAAAGTGTTATTTACAGTGACTGAATCTTTGTGGACTTAAATTAGTAAAGTTACTACTTTTGTGAGGAGCATCATGTTTGGCAGGCTCGATGCCAGGGCTCCAGTCCCAGTAACAACTGTCTCCCCCGTACATTTATCTATGAACCTTTATTTTACAGACAGCTTGAAAAGAACTCCAGCAGCATTTActgcgcacgcacgcacgcacgcacacacacgcacacacacgcaaaaTTATCATGGAGAAATCCAAGCCTAAAAATGAAAGGGAATCTGTCTGCAAGGAATAAAACATAGAATGGGGATGGAAATCAGGAACGATTCTTCAAAAGCTGACTGGTCTTGCAGGACATGGCCAATTATCATCcttagagagacatggtgggtgaggtaatatcttgagAGACAAGCTCTCgccagcagaagttgatccaataaaagttattacctcactcaccttgtttctTTAATATCCTAGGACTGctatggctacaacactgcaaacagttaTCATCCTTAGCACTTACACAGCAGGTGGGGCACCACATAGACAGTTCTGAGGCTGAAACTTTCCTCTGTGTTGTTGTGAAGCCCAATGCACCACTCCAGACCTCAAAGCAAGGTCTTAGTGCATGAGAACCGGAAAGTGAAACGGACAGATCTAGTTTAATTATCCAAGCTGagtgaaacaaaataaaagggaaaCAACCAGCTTCTCTGGTGAAATACACCCTTCTATCAGTAGAAACTCTAGTAGCTACCCATAGCAGCAGGTGCTGCTTTTCCTCTGCAGTTCTACAGTTTAGTTTTCATTTCTCTTTTGCCATTTTGTTTGGGGTTGGCAACTGCTGTTGCCCCATTCTGGGCAACCCAACCCACTCTGcgagcagagcagctgcagagtggTCTGTCATGGAAAGAGAAGATTGCTCAGTATACAAATGGCCTTGTGTGCACTAACAACCAACTGTACTACAGCCATGAGTGAGCACAGGTTTGTTGAAGATGTTAGTTTGAAAGCACTAATAGTACACTGATGCCCCCTACTCTGtacattaatttattttgaagAATGCAAATAGAGCCTTTGTTAGTTTGTTTAAGGAATGAGTTGTGTAATCAGTGTCCACCTTGACCCTGAAACGCAACTGTAGACACCATCATGACACTGTAAAAacaatcagaggggtagccgtgtttgtttggatctgtaaaagctgcagagtcctgtggcaccttatagactaacagacgtgttggagcatgagctttcgtgggtgaatacccacttcgtcagatgcatcacccataaaagctcatgctccaatacatctgttagtctatactgtgccacgggactctttgctacttGTAAAAACAATGTAAACCCCAGGCTGTTATCCAGTATGGTCTCTGAATCTACTTTATAACAACAAAACAGGCACAACGGTATCTGTACAGGAACAAAGACAAGCTGAGAGAAATCTTTCTCCATCATCCACACATGCAGCTAGAACACTAACATTGAGGCAAGCTCTATCTACACCTTTGGCATTTGGCAACTTTTCAGCTTAAGCTTTTGAGGAACATGCGCTACGACTCGTTTGTTTTATTTGTCATGAGATGCActttttttggatgaaaaagCTAAGGACTTGAAAATACAGCACCGACCTTTACCTGCCCTTTATCTCATCGAATCAGAAGATTCCCTCACTGCTTTCCCTTTCCAGACCCACTCCTCTTCCATCTGTCCAACCTCGCTGCAAAACCAGTGGATCAGGGCAACTGGTGCTTTTCACAGTAACCCTGTAAGCCTTTCGTGTCAGTCCCTTAGCAGTTCTCCTCCGAGGGTTTCTTGGTGCCTTGAAGGAGCAGAGCTGAAGCAGAAGCTCTTTTCTGATGCCTCCACTTGGCCCGTCGATTTTTAAACCAAACCTAGACATTTAATGAAAGAAATGCAACATTTATCTCCAGCCTCCGTGAAACGGGCCAGCCCTGAAAGCAATTGGCATTTACAACTTTGGATTTTACAGCGTGATGGGAAGTGCTAGGATTTGGCAATATGCCGTACTCTGGTTATAAAGGCTGATCCTGCACAGGTAACTCAGGACAAGAGCCACCTGAGGACTTCCTCCCTGGAATTCATGTTCAGTTACTTTCAAGGTGGGCAGATGAGCCAGGAATCCCAATGGTAAACAAAAGTGTTCTACAGAACATGAAAATGTTTGAAAGCAGGGCAGTGACCACAGAGTTAAGCGGTGTGTGCATGAGAGAGTGCCTGTGAGTGTGTCAGGCCATAAAAGCAATGGGTGAGTGTTCTTCTACACACATCCATTGTGTACTGGCCTTATCCTATGGCTTACAGAATTTACAATGTGTTTTTTCAATTGCACTTTGAGGTGCTACATCTGCAGCCCCCTGAGGGAGCATAAAAACGGCTCCTGAACCAGattcctctttattttttttagtaaacaAGGGCAAAAACTGTTTTGATCTCTGTAGTGTGGAAGAATCTCACCTCTactctctcctccttcaaatGGATGCGGTTGGCCAGGTGCTCTCTGGTGATAACATCTGGGTACTGGTTCTGGTTGAAAAGAGCCTCCAGGGCCTGTAGCTGATCTTCAGTGAAGATGGTCCGGTGCCGACGGGTCCGCCTTTGGATCTGATGGAAGGTCTGCAGCTCGTTCTGGCTCCCATGAAGATTCTTACATGCCCTGGCAGTGGGATGAATTAGCCTCATGGGCCAGGGGAACCTGGTGTCTAATAAAAGGAGAGTTAGAATTTACCAGTTTGATTACAGAACCAAAACAAAGCGCTCTCTGAAGAAAGGCCGGCCCCGCTTCAATTCCATGTAGGCCTAAGTTGGGGCTGCTATGGAGGCAGCATACTCAGACTCTGCTTGAGCTCCTCTCGGTGATTCATGATGGATCAGAATTGACTGGCTTGGGACAGAGCCACATTCAGCCCCCTTGGATGAAATGAAAGTATGGTTGCCATGATGTGAGGCCTGGGATAGGAAACAGTGATTGACTGGAATCCTCTAGGTTCCAGGAGAGGCATAGAGTTGAAgagcagaagggaccaccagatcacttagtctgatctcctgtatatcacaggccaccaacacctccCAGCACCTGCATACTAAACTCAACAGCTTGGAGGAAGGTATTCCAGCCCTCAGGATACTAGACaactgtgtgccacaggcagagaacaggagggactgaggtgcaccagtacCTGAGgcctctgcaatggcagggaaaggaGATGCAGCCAGATGTCCTAGCAAGCAACCTGCACccacacgctgcagaggaaagtgaaaaactcCCAAAGCCCTcgtcaatctgacctgggagaaaattccttcctgaccccacatgtgacaatcagttagaccctgagcatgtgagcaagaaccagccagtcgAGCACCTGAGAGACagaatgcttggtgccacctcagagccctggccagcCCCATCCAGTGtctcctctccagctctggggctgtctcagatgcttcagaggaaggaaacaaaaagaagaaagaggaaaagacAAAAAGGATCCAAGGATTCCACTTGGGAAGGGCGAAGGAATTCTGGCTATGTTCTCCTGGTTTACTGCCCagctgcagtattgccaaccacaAGCATTAAAATGGCATGAGTCAGGCTCCCAAAAACCATGAGACTGGATTAAAAGCTACAAGATGGTTTAATATAATAAATctgggattctttttatttgttttgtggtTTGTTAGCCTTCGGGATGCACTTGGACCACATTTCCAAGCTTTTTTCTGCAATCAGGGAGCAAGAAACAAACTTTTCTTTTTCCAATGAAAGGTGAGAT belongs to Gopherus flavomarginatus isolate rGopFla2 chromosome 15, rGopFla2.mat.asm, whole genome shotgun sequence and includes:
- the GSC2 gene encoding homeobox protein goosecoid-2; this translates as MSSEAPLDTELSRRSLKKQCSFTIENILSSPAERSPQVLVPFCLQGILDCEPKGLCGLEAIAAGSLQEEEEEEEELEAAGACKNLHGSQNELQTFHQIQRRTRRHRTIFTEDQLQALEALFNQNQYPDVITREHLANRIHLKEERVEVWFKNRRAKWRHQKRASASALLLQGTKKPSEENC